Below is a genomic region from Drosophila albomicans strain 15112-1751.03 chromosome 2R, ASM965048v2, whole genome shotgun sequence.
TACCGTTTGAGCATCTTGCGCCAATAACATTCGACATCTTCCATGCGCAGATGCTGCACGATGAAGTCGTGTCCACGCTGAGCAATTTGCTGGGCCACATCATCGTGCCTTTTAAAATAGCTCAGTAATTCTTCGTACTGCTGTTGGCTAGGGTAACTTGGCAGCGGTACGTAATGCACCCAGGGCTTTAATTGATCATAGAAAAACTCCTGCCACTCGTCACCCACATGAAAGACAAGCGATTGACACATGAACAGATGCTTTAGGCGAAAACTGGCGGCGACGCCTCGAAAATTGAacaagtatttgtatttgcagtGATCCTCAAAGGACACTTCATCTGCGGGTGGTGCATCCAACGTGTCCTTGGGTGACTTCCAGGCCTGGTTTTTTGTGTATTGCGCCTCAACAAGCTCTGGCTTTCGCCGTGACAGCAAAATCAATGTATCACGTTCGTCGGAAGTGCGAGAACCGCGAAAGAAACCGACTTGCCGCTTCTCTTGCCAAGTTATTTTTGCAGCATGCCGCTCCAGCTTCTCACGCATCAAGTCCCAGCGCCCAATCCCAGTGGGATGTAATTTGGTGGCAGGACCACCCGCCCAAAACGTCCACGCAGGATACATAATATCGCGATACTCGCTGGTTTTCGAGAAGGAGAGCACTGGACCTTCGCGAGTCCAGCTCTTATGGAGCTGTGGATAGTCACGTGTGTTGATCACCAGGTCCATGTTGGGCAGCTGAGGGAGCAGCGACAGCAGGAAGTGCTCAATGCCCTGGCAACGGGTGGGAAACATGCAGCTAGCGTCGCGATAAAGTTGCTTTTCATAGATCTTATAGCGAGTGCCATATTTTGCTGCATCCTTAAGCATTTGTCGAGTGAAACCTGTTGATTTGTAGGGCGCCAGATCGCGTTTGAGTACTCCAATATGGCAAGTGCAGTTGGCGTCCGTGGCATCGTTGCTACATGCCGCATAGTTGGCCAATGCCTGCTCTATGCGACGTGATATCTTAACGTCAcctaaaaaaggaaaatgtgCTCTTATTATAAGTTGTTTACGTCCCTAAAGTGTGAGCGATACATACTTTCCAATAGAGTTGGGTCGCTGCCCTCGGTTCCCGTGCAAGTCGCATGTGATGAGGTGCTACATTGCTCTTCAGTTATGGAAATATTCGCTTGACTTAGGGTTAATGcaattatgaataataaaacatttcgGTGCATTCTtcgaataaacaaaaaacctGCTGCTTGCAgcaaaaatatcgataactGCGTGTCAACAAACCGACAAGCGTTCTCTGGCACTCAACTGTTGCGCTGCTTTACACATCGTTCGCCACAATGCTGCCGCTGTGCCGATATATCTGTGGTATTGGACACATCTGGTCACCCTAATTTGGTAGCAGTTATTGCATAGAGTTACCTTTTAGCGCTGGCaaagtgtgtacacactggcCACGATTAAATTGTAAGAAACCAACCAACACGACGTCGAAAGTTTccgtatattttaattttaattttatacgcCAAATTACGGACGAAAAAACACAATTGAACGAATATTCCAATCATTTGCAAATCGCTTAATTAAACGTGTGGCACAATGTGCAAATCGAAAGCACGTCAAATGAATTAAACGCGGGTGTACACTCATTCCCCATTGTCCATAATTTATACACGAattttgcaacaacaaaaaaactgaAGCAGCGAATCGAAGATTAAAAAGCAACCAAAGTTGACATAACTgcaaacacatacaaacgcttgcaaatacatattacggatgtttgtatatattcaAAAGTAAATTATCGAACAGCGGGAGGAGGAGCACAGCAAGCAAAGAAGGagagaaaataagaaaaacaaaaaaacgtaATTTTGGCAACgaaagttgtgtgtgtgcgcgcgcCCCATTGGAAAACTGCAAGAAGCGGAGAGGAGTGGCACTTTTTGCAACAAAGTGGGAGGCAAAGGCAAGGCGTTGGCGCAGCGCACCATACCAGATGTTTGTTGAGA
It encodes:
- the LOC117573519 gene encoding O-glucosyltransferase rumi — translated: MHRNVLLFIIALTLSQANISITEEQCSTSSHATCTGTEGSDPTLLESDVKISRRIEQALANYAACSNDATDANCTCHIGVLKRDLAPYKSTGFTRQMLKDAAKYGTRYKIYEKQLYRDASCMFPTRCQGIEHFLLSLLPQLPNMDLVINTRDYPQLHKSWTREGPVLSFSKTSEYRDIMYPAWTFWAGGPATKLHPTGIGRWDLMREKLERHAAKITWQEKRQVGFFRGSRTSDERDTLILLSRRKPELVEAQYTKNQAWKSPKDTLDAPPADEVSFEDHCKYKYLFNFRGVAASFRLKHLFMCQSLVFHVGDEWQEFFYDQLKPWVHYVPLPSYPSQQQYEELLSYFKRHDDVAQQIAQRGHDFIVQHLRMEDVECYWRKMLKRYKKLLKYEVQPDNELIRIGGRKDEL